The nucleotide sequence GCGCTGCTGTCGACCGGCATCGCCGCGACGGTGGCCAAGGGGATCATCGACGTCCCGGTGGGGCCGGACGCGCTCACCGTGGTCTTCGCGGCACTGGCCGGCGCCATCACCTGGAACCTCATCACCTGGTACTTCGGGCTCCCGTCGTCGTCCTCGCACTCGCTGATCGGCGGCATGGTCGGTGCGGCGCTGGCCGCCGCGAGCACCGTGCACTGGGCCGGGATCGCCGAGAAGGTGCTGATCCCGATGGTGGCGTCGCCGCTGCTCGGCCTGGCGCTGGGCTACTTCGCCATGGTCGCGGCGCTGTGGCTGCTGCGCCGCGCGAACCCGCACCGCAGCGGCCGGGTGTTCCGCCGGTTCCAGCTCGTCTCCGCCTCGGCGCTCGCGCTTGGCCACGGCCTGCAAGACGCCCAGAAGGGCATGGGCGTGATCGTGCTGGCGCTGGTCGCGGCCGGGCAGCAGTCGACGTTCGCGGTCCCGTTGTGGGTGACCCTGGCGTGCGCCGCGGCCTTGTCGCTGGGCACCTATTCGGGTGGTCTGCGGATCATGCGGACGCTCGGCAGGCGGGTCTTCCCGCTCGACCCGCCGCACGGCTTCGTCGCGGAATCGGTGGCGTCGTCGGTGTTGTACGTGACGGCGTTCGCGGTGAAGGCACCGATCTCGACGACGCACGTCATCACGGCGGCGATCATGGGTGTCGGCGCGACGCGGCGGCTGTCGGCGGTGCGGTGGGGGATCGCGCGCGACA is from Amycolatopsis mediterranei and encodes:
- a CDS encoding inorganic phosphate transporter, which encodes MTGTAALVTVIVLTLVFDYTNGFHDAANAIASAVSTRALTLRAALVLAAVMNLAGALLSTGIAATVAKGIIDVPVGPDALTVVFAALAGAITWNLITWYFGLPSSSSHSLIGGMVGAALAAASTVHWAGIAEKVLIPMVASPLLGLALGYFAMVAALWLLRRANPHRSGRVFRRFQLVSASALALGHGLQDAQKGMGVIVLALVAAGQQSTFAVPLWVTLACAAALSLGTYSGGLRIMRTLGRRVFPLDPPHGFVAESVASSVLYVTAFAVKAPISTTHVITAAIMGVGATRRLSAVRWGIARDIVLGWVLTFPAAAAVAAAVYLVADLIT